In Astatotilapia calliptera chromosome 16, fAstCal1.2, whole genome shotgun sequence, one genomic interval encodes:
- the tmprss3a gene encoding transmembrane protease serine 3, whose protein sequence is MPITKVQPFMHEDDMDKSWKSRILAHRFAVLIFAVCCILGVAVLLSVGLGLGLSCSGRFQCGSSSQCINSIYLCDGKLHCKNGEDELGCVRLSGRSSVLQVQIQGKWRTVCSEDWNNRLGRAACKQLGYSSYLESFFISLTYIEKDLQTDLMSFHWNKSQIIKLQNAPSISKTQCSSGLVTTLKCLDCGLRPQYRTRIVGGNITKQGQFPWQVSLHFRNEHLCGGSIISPYWVITAAHCVYGFVNSSMWAVYVGLTEQPLHGAQALAVEKIVYHNRYRQKGLDYDIALMKLAKQLEVNGSVQPICLPSHGEEFKEGTLCWISGWGATEEDGDTSVVLRSAVVPLISNQNCNKPEVYKGLISSWMICAGYLEGGIDSCQGDSGGPLACEDSSVWKLVGATSWGIGCAHINKPGVYTRITLALSWIHKQMEKEEALKTGN, encoded by the exons ATGCCCATTACCAAAGTGCAGCCATTTATGCATG AAGATGACATGGATAAAAGCTGGAAGAGCAGAATCTTAGCCCATCGCTTTGCCGTTCTGATATTCGCTGTTTGCTGCATCCTCGGGGTGGCTGTCCTGCTCAGCGTTGGCCTTGGAT TGGGCCTGAGCTGTTCGGGGAGGTTTCAGTGTGGCTCCTCGTCTCAGTGCATCAACAGCATTTACCTGTGTGACGGAAAACTTCACTGCAAAAATGGGGAAGACGAGCTTGGCTgtg tgcgTCTGAGTGGCAGAAGTTCAGTCCTGCAGGTTCAGATCCAGGGAAAATGGAGGACAGTCTGCTCAGAAGATTGGAACAACAGGCTGGGCAGAGCTGCCTGCAAGCAGCTTGGATACTCCAG ttatttagagTCTTTCTTCATCTCTCTGACCTACATTGAGAAGGACCTTCAGACTGACCTGATGTCTTTTCACTGGAACAAGTCACAGATAATCAAGCTTCAGAACGCCCCATCTATCAG TAAGACACAGTGCAGCTCAGGGCTGGTGACAACTCTAAAATGTCTAG ATTGCGGTCTCAGGCCTCAGTACAGGACACGTATTGTTGGCGGTAACATCACGAAACAAGGCCAGTTCCCCTGGCAAGTTAGCCTCCATTTTAGGAATGAACACCTGTGTGGAGGCTCCATCATATCACCATACTGGGTCATCACTGCAGCACATTGTGTGTATGG GTTTGTAAACTCCTCCATGTGGGCGGTCTATGTGGGACTGACAGAGCAGCCGCTTCACGGGGCCCAGGCTTTGGCTGTTGAGAAAATCGTATACCATAATCGTTACCGACAAAAAGGACTCGACTATGACATCGCACTGATGAAACTGGCCAAGCAACTTGAAGTTAATG GCTCTGTGCAGCCCATCTGCCTGCCCAGCCATGGAGAGGAGTTTAAGGAGGGCACCTTGTGCTGGATCTCTGGTTGGGGTGCAACAGAGGAAGATG GAGACACTAGTGTTGTTCTGCGCTCAGCTGTGGTACCACTTATCTCCAACCAGAACTGCAACAAACCAGAGGTTTACAAGGGCTTAATCTCCTCCTGGATGATCTGTGCAGGATACCTGGAAGGTGGAATTGACTCCTGTCAG GGGGACAGCGGCGGTCCGCTTGCCTGTGAGGACTCGTCTGTGTGGAAGCTAGTGGGAGCAACCAGTTGGGGCATTGGCTGTGCTCACATAAACAAGCCGGGCGTTTACACCCGCATCACACTCGCTCTCAGCTGGATCCACAAACAGATGGAG AAAGAAGAGGCtctgaaaacaggaaactga